TGGGTTTCGTTTTCAATCAGAAGGGCCGCGAAATAAACTCCGGAAATGCTGGGCACGCTCTCACCCTTGGCAACGGTCAGGCGCACATGAAGCAGCTGCAGTTCCTTGTCGAAGTGGTAGATGAGGTCCAAAGCCCCTCCAAGATCGACACAAGACAGCGTGACAAAACGGTAGCCCCGCCGCTTCATGGCCCGCGCCTCATCCAGCAATTCCGCAGTCGTCAGATTCTTCGCTTCAAGAGCCATTTCCTACTCCGTTACCTGGC
Above is a window of Desulfomicrobium orale DSM 12838 DNA encoding:
- a CDS encoding NADH-quinone oxidoreductase subunit C, whose translation is MALEAKNLTTAELLDEARAMKRRGYRFVTLSCVDLGGALDLIYHFDKELQLLHVRLTVAKGESVPSISGVYFAALLIENETQDHFGVTFDGLVLDFGGRLYLEEEVEKYPFCKVSMEKKESAREEA